ATACGTAATCACGTACTATTCACTAATCAGCACCAAAATGACCTTGTGGTCAAGAAACTCGATACTAGCTCTCATGAGTTATTAGATGTCACAAGTTGTATAACTCAATTACATCATCCATGCAAAAGATATCTTTTATGTGGACAATCTCAATTCTCGAAGGTGATACTAGTAATAACAAGGCCGTTTCATGGCTTTCTAAGGCCTTCCGTACTAAAATAGGTctcatatttgaaaaatatctAAAACGTAAATCATGattgttcattttttatttatttaaagtgaTAGGAAAATCATTTcataataatgataaactaaAGAATAAAGtaaggataataataataaaaaataaacaaaaaataataataataaacactcttgacaattttattataaactaaaGGAAAAGActatgttaattaaaaaaaatcacactTATGCTAGTTTCGAACGTGTATGCTTGAGAATTGGAAGTGAAAAACATAACTAATAGGCTAAATataacattttgtaatatatttttctatttattcatatatgatatatggtTGAACCAACCAAAATTTGGGCCTCTATAAAATCTTGGCTCTGCTCATTTGCGCGGTTACACATGCCTAAATCTGGCCCTGAGTAATAATACAAACAGGGTTAAGTTGAGCTATGGATCCGATAAATCAATGTAttgtagttttttatttaaaaaaatgatatatttttattggTGTTACGAGTCACGCTTATATGAGATACCGACCaatataacaaactttaaacttttgaaaaactttcttaacaataaaagttataaagaCTTGCTTGTGCAACAAAAAGAGAAAttgaaaactatcaaaatgcCGAAAACTCTTAACAACTACcgaagataataaaaaaaatataaaaaggcTAAAAGATGTAATGATTTAGTTCTTATCGTCACTTTAAGCCCCAACAAATCTAGTGATAGAAACATTTATGCCACATGTCATTTTAGATCCTGATTATGCCACTCACATTTACATTCCAAGATTTGTATTATGTTTATTCCGGTAGAATCAGTTATATAAACTccacatataatataattatgtaaatacaattaaattatatgagaaaacttatatatacatgaatGAATAACTTAAAAAATCCATAAATAGATATGGATAACCAAGTCACTAAGACTATTACATAAACTTTATTTCTACTTTCCAAGCTTCATCAAAATATCTTGACCCATGGGTAAATTCACACAAACCATGTACATTGGAATATAATGGGCTTCAAAGCCCAACCCAACCTTTTCTTGTCCTTTAAGTCCTCTTAACATACACTCACTCCTCTAGGGTTTTTCCATTTATCACATAGCAGGCGGCAGATTTCTTAAGAAAACCCTTTTTCTCAAAAACACATTGcaaacaagaaaaaaagaagaagaagatgtcGATTGGAGAACTTGCTTGTTCTTACGCCACTTTGATTCTCTCTGACGATGGCATCGCCGTCACTGTTAGTACCCCTTTTTCcatttttcttacttttttcattttcatttatatatatatatacatatatttttgttgCTAATTTATATTGTTTATGGAAGTTAGGATTACTTATTTCTTAACACTTTAGTTAATTTATGTCATACAAATATTGTTACATTAATCcaaatgatgattttattacAACATTCATAGATAAAGCCATACAGGATAAAtatggagtatatatatatagtatatatatggccatatgggacaatcaaataagaacagtcttaaaataaaaacacggtgagaacacttaaaaactacattttgatgcattaaaagcccataaaactaacatagtgtataactaattatcatttcctaagtgtttaacaacacattggtctctcaaaatcgagaaaatcatgttttttgttttgtgcgtCCATGTTGGATGCATATTcaaaaatgatgcatccaacaaaaaactgATTTTTTCGATTCTGACGGATCAATgttttgttaaacacttaaataatgacaatttgttatgcactatgttagttttatggacttttaatgcatcaaaatgatgtttttaagtgttctcaccgttcttattttaagactgttctcaccggagtgttacccatttatatattttaaatagttATAGTTTTTATTATGATTCAtatattagggtttttttgtGGATAAATTGATATGTTTTTGCCTTGTGTATCTGTTATTTTTCGAGTAGCATAATTTTGAATTTCTGATAACACTGTTTTAAATTTTGTCGAAATTTTGTATTGATTCGGTTATTGTTGAAGTTATGATTTAATTGAGTTGAATGTAGATAGTATTTTTTGGGAAGTTTTGATATGTATAGCTGGTTATAAAGTTACGTTTTTAAGCACTTGTACACAAAGtaaaagttttttaagtttttgtgtaAATAGGTTGATTTTGTGTTGAGGAAAGTACAAGCTGAatgtagggtttttttttttttgtttgtaacgTCGATTTGTTGTTTTATGTGTGAACTGTTGTCTTTGAATAAGTTAGAAACTCGAAGTGAAGTCCGtgatttgaatttttgattgcaggctGAGAAGATTGCTACCATTTTGAAGGCAGCCAATGTTGAATGTGAATCATACTGGCCTAGTTTGTTTGCTAAACTTGCTGAGAAGAAAAACATTGTGGATCTTATCTCAAATGTTGGTgctggcggcggcggcggtggtgcaCCAGCTGCTGCTGCTCCTGCCGCTGCTGGTGGTGCAGCCGCAGCTGCCCCTGCTGCAGAAGAAAAGAAGgtaaattatacatttttatacacAGCTTGTTAATAtcatttttatgtgtttttagtcGACTGACCCCTTTTTTTTGTTCAATGTCTTCAGGAAGAGCCCAAGGAAGAGAGTGACGACGACATGGGATTCAGCTTATTCGATTAGAAACAAACTATTGTTATCTGTTAGTTTTAAGAAATCTATCCTTTTGAAGACTTTTAGTAGTTTTATCTACTAGTTATGGCACCTATGTCACTGTGTTGCGACTTCTTGGTATTATTAAGAATCTGTTTCTTTTTTGATATTTGTCGGGTTACATATTGATATCTATTAATGCTTATCAATGGTTATACTATTGTGTGACTGAGTTATTACTTTCAAGAAGTTCCCTTTAATGGAGTCGTGTTTACATTTTACATTGCATGTGTGGTTGATTATGTTTTTTTGATTCTTGAAAGGTAATGTGTATGCCTACTGATTCTTAGAGATTCATGTTCGTTAACCTGTAAGTTAAATTGTCCGATTTCAgtgctatatttttttttctgaaaaagTTAAATTGTCTCTCGACTTTAATGTTATTTGAGAACCTGTCTGTGTGTTTCTCTTGTTAGCTTTGATGTCTGAAATGCTGTATCGTGAACTGTTGTGTCCTAAACTGTAGTATGGGCATTTTTGCGTAGCGTTTCAGATGTTAAAACCAACATCAAATGCACTGAGGCATACTCATACATGTAAATACTAGTCAATAGTGGTTACTGTAATGTACTAATGTGTGGACAAATTATGGTTTTAGATTGCAACCCGTTTATCCAAACATagattgtaaattattttaaaaaatttagacTTTCGAACGAATTGATTTCTAAAAATTGTTTCAGATTACATACTAAATCCCAtttgattaaatatttataactctTTTATTACGGAGTAACAATATTTAATACTGTACTAAAGTTCCTGCAGTTAAGATTAAAGGACTAAAGTCTAAAAAAAATAGTGTTTAGATATAGGGTGTCATAGCTAAAGATCATACAACGCcacaataatatatatgctCAAGAACTGAGAGGCTGAGAGTCGCCCAGGAACTTATATTACATAACCTTAGGGATTGTCACTTTCATAGTCTTACATACTAAGGTTTAACAAATATGCACAACGGTTAAACGCACATATATAATGAGTTCTAGggttcaaaatataaaaaaatttcttaacaaATATGCATAACGGATCATTTCCcttttatatataagatataaaatAACCAACTCACTTTGGTAGATTGGTCACCATGACACCGTTGAGGGCATTAACGGCTTGAGGCTCACGGGTTGTATTATTGACAAAGTCAAGTTTGAGAACAATAGCTAACCATCCATGAAAACTTAACATGAGAATTTTGTATGTattagaatgatatatatgagATCAAAATCTCAATGAgttttatctataaaatttTAACAGAAAAATACCGTCgcagatttaaaacttaatatgatagtatatgttattaattactcgtattaatttaGAATGATCCCTTTAGCCTTTGGGTCAAACTTAATTAAATTTGCCaacaaaatgatttaaaaaaaaaagagatagaAATATGAAAAGAATGCAAGTatgtaaaatgaaatttttggaTTCCTCTGTTAGAtccgacccgacccgacccggCTAAGTAATATTTTTAGAGAGAGATAGAGAatcgagagagagagagaaatggcGGCGGTGATGAATGAGCTAAAAATATTTGTTGCTCAAGAACCCATCCTTGTTGCTGCTTGTTTCATTTGTTGTGTTGGTACAACGTTccttcattctttttttttttttttataaaaaaaaaattcattttcgTTTTATTTACAGTTACAATTGCATCATGTGatcatgattatgattattataattatccaGTAATATTCTCATAATGGCTTGTTATGTTTTTAACATTATGCTGGATAATTTTGTAAATAGGAATTTCCTCCAACTCTTATCATAATTTCTTGTTGATGTATCAGACTGTAGGGTAATAAGATTATAAGAACATAATGAGTTaatttttttcaagattttacatgtttttaaatttaggCCTTTTTGCGCCGAAATAtatccgttttttttttttcgtgtaCTGCTATAGTGTTTATCCAACTTCCAAACCATCTTTTatgtataaaacttttatttagcAATGATATGAAAGTTTGACACACATAGTAGACTGTTCGGAAGTTGGATACACACAATAGCAAGACTTGACAAGTGCACTTAGCCCTGAAGACACTGCATTTTACAATGTGTGACCATGTAGTGTTGTTTCCGTAGTTATGTTTGCGTTGTATGCTAAAGCTTTGCTGTTTAGTTGTCGTCACCATTATGCAAAAGCAGCAACACTGTGAGGATATCTAGAGAGTTATTGTTGTTGACTTACTTTTAAACTTCTGCCAAAACATTATATTAGTATGTCTGCAAGTCTTGTACCATGTGTTGTATCTTGGATCTCTAACAGTACTTTGTTAATATATCCTTTTACCACTCCGGTTACTGCTGAATTATGTTTGTGCTATAATGCTGCTTTTTCATCTGGATTTTGGATGTCCCTCTGGGAATTCCGATCCAACTCTTTTGTATCCATTTAGGTAGTGAACTAATGGTATTCTAAATGTCTTTCCTTTGTAATGGATTGTTCTTGTGACTTGTAGGTCTATTTGTTCCTGCTGTGGTGAAACCTATGTTGGGTTCGTTAGAACCATCTAAGCAAGCCCGTCAACCTGCCTTAAACGATGTGAGTACTGCATATTGCTTATACGTATCTGCACATGtgaatgtatatgtatgtatgcacaTATAAACATgcagttaaaaaaaacatagacaCACATAAAACATTACAAACATGTATGTTAACGTGTGTATGTCACATAATATCGACAAATGAATTGTAATGCCACAACATTCATTTAAAATCGACTCTTATTCATGTTGGTGCAAGTACTGGTGCCTTGCTTTGCAAAAGAAAAGGGTCATGTAGGCACTTCTCTTCTCTAATTTGAGTTTAACAGATAGTTGGACAAAAATATTGCAGGTGGTTGCAGGCATGACTGGTAAAAAGTAGTGATGAGATATCGGATGGATTTGTACTCTCATGTCTTCTAGAAATACAAGAGCCCTATTATCCAAGGTAGATATTAGCTGACGTTCTTCTTCAGATTTGTTTTTCTTCTACgcttttttaatcaaataaaagaCCTTCACATCATTGTACAACAAAGCTTTTGGTTACATTTCAATTACTATCATTTTCTACTTGCTCCTTGATGAGTTCAAGCCTATAGTTTGGTTCAAACTTGAGCTTTGTGCAGATTTATGTGTCTAGGCTAATTAGGTTTTGAAGGTTGTTAGTAGagatggcaaaatgggtgggtcgggTGGCTTGGTAAGATTCAGAAGGCTGTATGGAGGGCCTATGTTTCGGGTTCCTTTCTAATTGTCTGATCTGCCCACTTTCTTTATCTCCATGTTAACTCGACTTTTCATTTGATCTGTAGATAAAAGATGACGGCAGGTGACCGTtaatagttataaataaaagagttaGTTTACCACCTTTAGGTATTAGTTTCATGTCTTTAATTAGGATATTCACATAGTTTCCATACCATGGGTTATAGTCACCCGAAAACTTTACTTAGATGAAATGCATATAAAAATAGTTACTCTAAACTACAAACTTTCAAGCTTTAAGTATAGTCTTTTgtattttagagttaattataCAGACCGTTCTTGTGGTCATACTGAAACTATTGATTTGATCCTTTACTTATTGAAATTATGTTGATGAGCCCATCTTTTAAAATTCGAATAGGGGTGTTGAATAGAGTAAGGTGAACTAATTCATTAGTTCTTGAAAGACTATGTGACCATCAAGCTGTGAGTGATGTTCATATAATATACACTAAGAGCAAAAGCAGAGCTAAAAAGTACAAGTTATTAATAATTCTGTCTGAAATATTGTCCTATATCTAATAATCCAAGAAATAACTACATCGTTGGCATTCCCCCATAGAGGCCTGAGGCATGGCCAGGTTTAGTAAAATTCACCGGTTAATAATTTGAACTTATTACTTAAATTTAATGCAATTGATATAGAGCGTTTCGAGGAGTTATATTGATTTGAGCTAGTTAGTTTCTTTGCAATGAGAAGGATATCTGGATGATCAGTTTGATGAAGATACAATGGATGGTTAATTGTTTAAGTAATTAATAGAGCAGATTGACCAGAGGTCAGAGTGTCAGGAAGCACAATTGATGATGGCCAAGGTGTAATTTGTCGTAATTTTGCAGAATTTACGCTAATTTTGAGAAATTCATGGTGAATGATACATTTTGTGTGCTAGAAAAGAGAAAGTAATTGATGAATTtaggttaaaaaaaatgaaacacgGGTATATGCCTAACGGGTCATTAAACTTGGAATGTATTAGAACTGAATTCTTGTAGTTTCTTCTATACACCATGGTGCAACTTCTAGTCCCTCCTTTTACATGGTTGCACATGTTAGGCATTAGAGCAGTGATGTTCGAGTTTTGTGTAGAAACCTAATATATTGCAAACTTGATGAGAGTTGGTGTCTTCTTGTGTGAACTTATTTCAGATAGTCTAGATTTGACTATTATCACGCTCTAGCGTATAGCCATGACATCATATAAGAAGTGGGTAAAGACGACAATGATTTTCATCACAATGTGTGATGCTCTCCCTCCCTCACTACCTCCCCCCCATGCATGTGAGATTTGTGAATAAGAGATATCACAGGCTTGGTCTTTTTACGAATAAGTTAGCATGTAGTCGTTATAATAAGACTACAATAAAGCCTAAAATTAATATGGTACCTCAAAAGTTACTTTGATAGACTATTTCGCATATGACATCCATATAATCCTCCTTAGCATTTAgaaatgtgatattattaaaaGTTCAAAATGTGTATTTCGATCATACACTGTTTAGTTAATTTATATGAATCCATTTACAAGATGTAGGTATGTCTTTAAATCATGACATGAGGCCACATTCATACTATTTAGCTTTAACGAGGCACGGCTGCTCAAACGTAGCTCGTGCCCTATATTAGCATAAACCCATTGGTTGTCTTTGACGTGTTTTTGTACCCAACGAGGTAGATGAGCTACACGAGCTCCCCTTCCTTGTGCCATGTCATCTTGGTCTTCGACTAAAAAACCTGGTACTTTGGTTATTAGGTCATCTGAGTTCACTATACGTAGAATCTTTGTTCCTTGTAGTTCTAGGTTGCGTCTGAAACTTCGATTTCCAACCCTAGGTCCTCCGAATGAGATAACCGAGAGATGTAAATCACGTTTGATGGTTGTTTTGATATCATAGGCAGCTAAAATTGCCAATGAAGCTCCTAAAGAATGGCCGGTGATGGTGACACTTAGAGGCTCATTATTGTACTTACGTACTAGTCTTAAAACTTCGtcttttaatgatttttgtaAGCTTGGGCAAACTGACGTGCTCGAGGTGTATAGACTTAAAACTCCGCTTTCCACCATGGGTTCGTCATTTTCCCTTCTCATACCATGCACATTGTTGAATGGGCAACTTGTTAGAGTGCCTCTTAGATTCTCGAGCCACTCTAAACAAGTTGTGGTTCCACGCAATGCAATTACTATGTCTCGCCTACCGAGCCTAGAAATCTCACTTTTATCCTCGCAGACTGCAACATAACCGATCCAACTTGACTGCACTCCCATATGGCCTATCCATCTTGGCATTGGAATGG
The sequence above is drawn from the Erigeron canadensis isolate Cc75 chromosome 4, C_canadensis_v1, whole genome shotgun sequence genome and encodes:
- the LOC122596706 gene encoding uncharacterized protein LOC122596706; its protein translation is MAAVMNELKIFVAQEPILVAACFICCVGLFVPAVVKPMLGSLEPSKQARQPALNDVVAGMTGKK
- the LOC122596705 gene encoding phospholipase A(1) DAD1, chloroplastic-like; amino-acid sequence: MRPVIESFQPLTLITKPEPKPLCHLHCAIPVKTPQQTSGTQAPNKHNSLVIDSKERYHRRSLGRLNKKWKEYHGSTGWEGLLDPLDDGLRCEIMRYGNFVEAAYKCFDFDPSSSSYATCRYTKNSILERAGVNGSGYRVTKNLNATSSIPMPRWIGHMGVQSSWIGYVAVCEDKSEISRLGRRDIVIALRGTTTCLEWLENLRGTLTSCPFNNVHGMRRENDEPMVESGVLSLYTSSTSVCPSLQKSLKDEVLRLVRKYNNEPLSVTITGHSLGASLAILAAYDIKTTIKRDLHLSVISFGGPRVGNRSFRRNLELQGTKILRIVNSDDLITKVPGFLVEDQDDMAQGRGARVAHLPRWVQKHVKDNQWVYANIGHELRLSSRASLKLNSMNVASCHDLKTYLHLVNGFI
- the LOC122596402 gene encoding 60S acidic ribosomal protein P1-2-like is translated as MSIGELACSYATLILSDDGIAVTAEKIATILKAANVECESYWPSLFAKLAEKKNIVDLISNVGAGGGGGGAPAAAAPAAAGGAAAAAPAAEEKKEEPKEESDDDMGFSLFD